In Chryseobacterium shigense, the following proteins share a genomic window:
- a CDS encoding serine hydrolase produces the protein MKNLPIFLFILLSVKSFSQNQKDVYAIMDANAQKLAQKSGAYSVSIGILKDGKTYTKHYGEIDKGKGNKADDNTYFEIASVTKLFTGQLLAKAVLEGKINLEDDIRKFLKQDYQNLQYQGTPVKIKNLLSYTTALPRSLPDEDKLYEKTTDETPFLIRNLEADYTREQFFKDLKNVKLDTIPGVKYKYSNLSLELAGIILENVYGKDVETLFKENIFSGLGMQHTKFNLGKNENLANGYYDNGKLMPHFSSQLWGSTGAKTKSTLGDLMKFLKYELDSKNKVVQESQKNIENSKENWHGYLWDDYYISEYGKVGFKHGGAFGTQTWFTIYPEYNIGICMIINVSVPGGGYTLQNTASEIMEDFTSPSDKKQVYGYTVKGNNVVFEYNHPKNMDSGLINTISVAGSFNDWNPVNKEYRMKKKDANHFELEIPLSKFEKGKTYSFKFVLNNAWWVITPKKASNADGTNDNNLTLKL, from the coding sequence ATGAAAAACCTTCCGATTTTTTTATTCATTTTACTCTCTGTGAAAAGCTTTTCACAAAACCAGAAAGATGTATATGCCATTATGGATGCCAATGCTCAGAAACTTGCACAAAAATCTGGAGCCTATTCCGTTTCCATTGGAATCCTGAAAGATGGAAAAACCTATACAAAACATTACGGAGAAATAGATAAAGGAAAAGGAAATAAAGCGGATGACAATACCTATTTTGAGATCGCTTCAGTTACCAAACTTTTTACAGGCCAGTTACTGGCAAAAGCTGTTCTGGAAGGAAAAATCAATTTAGAAGATGATATCCGTAAATTTTTAAAACAAGATTATCAGAATCTGCAATACCAGGGAACACCTGTTAAAATTAAGAACCTGCTTTCTTACACAACAGCACTCCCAAGAAGTTTACCGGATGAAGATAAACTATATGAAAAAACTACCGATGAAACCCCTTTTTTAATCAGAAACCTTGAAGCAGATTATACCAGGGAACAGTTTTTTAAAGATCTTAAAAATGTAAAACTGGATACAATTCCCGGGGTAAAATATAAATACAGTAATTTAAGCCTTGAATTGGCAGGTATTATTTTAGAAAATGTTTATGGTAAAGATGTGGAAACACTTTTTAAAGAAAATATTTTCTCAGGATTGGGAATGCAGCATACTAAGTTTAATCTGGGTAAAAATGAAAATTTAGCCAATGGTTACTATGATAACGGTAAGCTGATGCCCCATTTCAGCTCCCAGCTATGGGGTTCTACAGGAGCAAAAACCAAATCTACTTTAGGTGACCTGATGAAATTCCTGAAATATGAACTGGACTCAAAAAATAAAGTCGTACAGGAATCCCAGAAAAATATTGAAAACAGTAAAGAAAACTGGCACGGATACCTTTGGGATGATTATTATATCAGCGAATATGGTAAAGTCGGATTTAAACACGGCGGAGCCTTTGGAACACAAACCTGGTTTACCATCTATCCTGAATATAACATAGGAATCTGTATGATTATCAATGTAAGCGTGCCGGGAGGTGGCTACACCCTTCAGAATACGGCTTCAGAGATCATGGAAGACTTTACTTCCCCATCAGACAAAAAACAGGTTTACGGATATACCGTGAAAGGAAATAATGTTGTTTTTGAGTATAATCATCCAAAAAATATGGATTCAGGATTAATCAATACTATTTCTGTAGCAGGTTCATTTAATGACTGGAATCCGGTAAATAAAGAATACCGGATGAAGAAAAAAGATGCAAATCATTTTGAATTGGAAATTCCCCTGTCTAAGTTTGAAAAAGGCAAAACCTATTCCTTTAAATTTGTACTCAATAACGCATGGTGGGTAATAACCCCTAAAAAAGCTTCCAATGCAGACGGAACCAATGACAATAACCTGACGCTGAAGCTGTAA
- the purB gene encoding adenylosuccinate lyase, giving the protein MNSYKNPLEERYSSEEMLFNFSHNNKFRTWRKLWIALAEIEKDLGLDITDGQIAELKANAENIDYDKAAEYEKKFRHDVMAHVHTYGDVAPSAKGIIHLGATSAFVGDNTDLIQIRDGLLILKKKLVNVMKNLSDFAIQYKDLPTLGFTHFQPAQLTTVGKRATLWLQSLVLDIEELDFFLETLRFRGVKGTTGTAASFLELFNGDYSKVKHLDKELSKRFGFEKVFGVSGQTYDRKIDAKVVALLGNIAQSAHKFTNDLRLLQNLKEIEEPFEKNQIGSSAMAYKRNPMRSERIGALAKYVMSLTTSSAMVASTQWFERTLDDSANKRLTIPQAFLAVDAILLIWNNIMNGIVVYPNRINKHIMEELPFMATEYIIMEEVKAGGDRQEIHEVIRVHSMEASKKVKEEGKENDLIERILNDDSLKLDKSKLKEVLDPKNFIGFAPIQTEEFISNEVQPILDKNKDLIGLEADLKV; this is encoded by the coding sequence ATGAATTCCTACAAAAATCCATTGGAAGAGCGCTATTCCAGTGAAGAAATGTTGTTTAACTTCTCACATAACAATAAATTTCGTACCTGGAGAAAGCTTTGGATAGCGCTTGCTGAAATTGAAAAAGACTTAGGTCTTGACATTACAGATGGGCAAATTGCCGAACTGAAAGCAAATGCAGAAAACATCGACTATGATAAAGCGGCAGAATATGAAAAGAAATTCCGCCACGATGTAATGGCCCACGTTCATACGTATGGTGATGTAGCCCCTTCAGCAAAGGGAATTATTCATTTAGGAGCTACTTCAGCTTTTGTAGGAGATAATACAGACCTTATCCAGATCCGTGACGGACTTTTGATCTTAAAGAAAAAGTTGGTTAATGTGATGAAAAATCTTTCGGATTTTGCCATTCAGTATAAAGATTTACCCACTTTAGGATTTACCCACTTCCAGCCGGCCCAGCTTACAACAGTTGGAAAAAGAGCTACCCTTTGGTTACAGAGTTTGGTTCTTGATATCGAGGAGCTTGATTTCTTTCTTGAAACACTTCGTTTCAGAGGAGTAAAAGGAACTACCGGTACTGCTGCAAGTTTCCTTGAACTTTTCAACGGAGATTATTCCAAAGTAAAACATTTGGATAAAGAACTTTCAAAAAGATTCGGTTTCGAAAAGGTATTTGGAGTTTCAGGTCAGACTTATGACAGAAAAATCGATGCTAAAGTAGTGGCTTTATTAGGAAATATTGCGCAGTCTGCCCATAAATTCACCAATGATTTACGTCTTCTTCAAAACCTTAAGGAAATTGAGGAGCCATTCGAAAAAAATCAGATCGGTTCATCTGCTATGGCTTACAAACGTAACCCAATGAGAAGCGAAAGAATTGGAGCCTTGGCAAAATATGTGATGTCTTTAACGACAAGTTCCGCAATGGTAGCTTCTACCCAATGGTTTGAAAGAACTTTGGATGATTCTGCCAACAAGAGACTTACCATTCCCCAGGCGTTCCTTGCCGTTGATGCTATCCTGCTGATCTGGAATAACATCATGAACGGAATTGTTGTATATCCGAACAGAATCAACAAACATATTATGGAAGAGCTTCCTTTCATGGCGACAGAATATATCATTATGGAAGAAGTGAAGGCCGGTGGCGACCGTCAGGAAATCCACGAGGTGATCAGAGTTCACTCTATGGAAGCTTCCAAAAAAGTGAAAGAAGAAGGAAAAGAAAATGATCTTATTGAAAGAATCCTGAACGATGATTCTTTAAAACTGGACAAATCAAAATTAAAAGAAGTTTTAGATCCTAAAAACTTTATCGGTTTCGCGCCGATCCAGACAGAGGAGTTCATCAGCAATGAAGTTCAGCCTATTCTGGATAAAAATAAAGACCTGATAGGATTGGAGGCTGATCTTAAAGTATAA
- a CDS encoding bacteriocin-like protein — MKNLKKLSKGDLKMISGGWVPPPGGRCPNGTCQYTENGPCRTYDPDKCY; from the coding sequence ATGAAAAACTTAAAAAAACTTTCAAAAGGTGATTTAAAAATGATTTCAGGAGGCTGGGTTCCGCCACCGGGAGGAAGATGTCCTAACGGAACCTGTCAATATACCGAAAATGGGCCATGCAGAACTTATGATCCTGATAAATGCTACTAA
- a CDS encoding bacteriocin-like protein codes for MKNLKKLSKQELKTLQGGVPMCLSGYFWCSFVKKCIPVGAECGLA; via the coding sequence ATGAAAAACTTAAAAAAACTTTCAAAACAAGAATTAAAGACACTTCAGGGAGGTGTTCCAATGTGTTTGTCCGGTTACTTTTGGTGCTCATTTGTAAAGAAATGTATTCCTGTAGGAGCAGAATGCGGACTTGCTTAA
- a CDS encoding histidine kinase, whose product MVIILNRTTDLSKRAEVLNKISDSYKTSDPDAMQKFAHEALQSAKNANNVKEEILALQNLGTSNIIRGNYDQALSYFDQTEQEISNLNHTDQNMQEMLAKTFGSKGIIYSEQNNYSQALHNDFKAMKLYESSQNEVQLSKIYNNIGVIYHSIDDDEKALHYFLKSYAVQKKIKAASLGVSCSNIGSIYLDKNLPQKAKIFFDEGLSEFQKNPNPREQGELYNNIAQYFIIKKQFEPAKEYLFKAEQAFKSTEDRFGLSNTYLFLGKIYYSENKLDESLEFANKSLTISKELDLPETTVKSEELLSQIFDKKGNKEQALVHLKNYSAESKKLLKIENAKERIKTELDFESEKQQIEQKEKTNREKIKWYFGLLLLIIMLAGMYFFFRNKEREKTILLQKQLTEFQHKALHLQMNPHFVFNCLAAISSFIMQNDKEEAIKYLAKFSKLMRLTLDFSKESLITIDKEIESLKNYLELEQLRFNQKFDFTITKDPLIEDDTALPSLLLQPYIENSVIHGVVPKEGKGFIQIKFSQTGESLICEITDNGIGIETSKKLKENLVNVHKSMAMEISQKRLETLEEFEKKKVNLTVTEIKGENNTPEGTKVVLELPLEYIKD is encoded by the coding sequence TTGGTTATTATATTAAACAGGACTACTGATCTTTCAAAAAGAGCAGAGGTTTTAAATAAAATATCTGACTCTTATAAGACTTCGGACCCGGATGCCATGCAAAAATTTGCGCATGAAGCATTACAATCTGCAAAAAATGCCAATAATGTAAAGGAAGAGATTCTGGCGCTGCAAAATCTGGGAACTTCAAATATCATCCGAGGAAATTACGATCAGGCACTCAGCTATTTTGACCAGACGGAACAAGAAATATCAAATCTTAACCATACTGATCAGAATATGCAGGAAATGCTGGCTAAAACTTTTGGCAGCAAAGGAATTATATATTCGGAACAGAATAATTACTCCCAGGCTTTACATAATGATTTCAAAGCAATGAAGCTATATGAAAGCAGTCAAAACGAAGTGCAATTATCCAAGATTTATAATAATATCGGGGTTATTTATCACTCAATTGACGATGATGAAAAAGCCTTACATTATTTTCTGAAATCCTATGCTGTACAAAAGAAGATAAAAGCTGCTTCACTGGGAGTTTCGTGCTCGAATATTGGTTCCATTTATTTAGATAAAAACCTTCCTCAAAAGGCGAAAATATTTTTTGATGAAGGGTTGAGCGAGTTTCAGAAAAATCCTAATCCCCGCGAACAGGGAGAGCTGTATAACAATATTGCCCAATATTTCATAATTAAAAAGCAGTTTGAACCTGCCAAAGAATACCTGTTTAAGGCAGAACAGGCTTTTAAAAGTACAGAAGACAGATTTGGGCTGTCCAATACCTATTTATTTTTAGGTAAAATTTATTATAGTGAAAACAAGCTTGACGAATCGCTGGAATTTGCCAACAAAAGCCTTACTATCTCTAAAGAGCTGGATCTCCCTGAAACTACTGTAAAAAGCGAAGAGCTGCTTTCCCAGATCTTTGATAAAAAAGGGAATAAGGAACAGGCTCTTGTTCATTTAAAAAACTACAGTGCAGAAAGTAAAAAGCTTTTAAAGATTGAAAATGCAAAGGAACGTATTAAAACAGAGCTTGATTTTGAATCTGAAAAACAACAGATCGAACAAAAAGAAAAAACAAACCGGGAGAAGATAAAATGGTATTTCGGACTTTTACTACTGATCATTATGCTGGCAGGAATGTATTTCTTTTTCCGTAATAAAGAAAGGGAAAAAACAATACTGCTTCAAAAGCAACTGACGGAATTTCAGCACAAGGCACTGCATCTTCAGATGAATCCTCATTTTGTTTTCAACTGCCTGGCAGCAATTTCTTCGTTCATTATGCAGAATGATAAAGAGGAAGCCATAAAGTACCTTGCAAAGTTCTCAAAACTTATGCGCCTCACACTAGATTTCTCTAAGGAATCACTTATTACTATTGATAAGGAAATTGAATCTTTAAAAAATTACCTGGAGCTTGAACAGCTGAGATTTAATCAGAAATTCGACTTTACCATCACCAAAGATCCTTTAATAGAAGACGATACTGCACTTCCCTCTCTCCTGCTTCAGCCTTATATAGAAAATTCGGTTATTCACGGGGTAGTTCCCAAGGAGGGCAAAGGCTTCATTCAGATTAAATTCAGCCAGACGGGAGAATCATTAATCTGTGAAATCACCGACAACGGAATAGGAATAGAAACGTCTAAAAAACTGAAAGAAAATCTGGTGAACGTGCATAAATCCATGGCTATGGAGATTTCACAAAAAAGACTGGAAACACTTGAAGAGTTTGAAAAGAAAAAGGTGAACCTGACGGTGACGGAAATAAAAGGAGAAAACAATACCCCTGAAGGAACAAAGGTAGTTTTGGAACTGCCTTTAGAATATATAAAAGATTAG
- a CDS encoding LytR/AlgR family response regulator transcription factor yields the protein MINAVIIDDDANLREGMKEMLKLYAPDIILLGEAESVKSGIELIENKKPEIVFLDILMNDGTGFDILEQLNERQGQISAHVIFITAHEKFAIKAFRFSALDFLLKPVDPDELKNVIIKIKEIQHRSNTHKHIELLLDNISRKTESFKKIALSTSEGIHLFEIKDIIRCESEDNYTEFYIKNHKTVIISKTLKEYEELLGDHGFERIHQSHLINLNELKSYIKKDGGFVIMSDGSKLPVSQRKKEKLQEQINRL from the coding sequence ATGATTAATGCTGTTATTATAGATGATGATGCCAATTTACGGGAAGGCATGAAGGAAATGCTGAAGCTCTACGCACCGGATATTATACTTTTGGGAGAAGCCGAAAGCGTGAAATCCGGAATTGAACTGATTGAAAATAAAAAACCTGAAATTGTATTTCTGGATATACTGATGAATGACGGGACGGGTTTTGATATCCTGGAACAGCTCAATGAAAGGCAGGGACAGATCTCAGCTCACGTTATTTTTATTACGGCTCATGAAAAATTTGCGATCAAAGCTTTCAGGTTCAGTGCCCTGGATTTTTTGTTAAAGCCTGTAGATCCGGATGAACTGAAAAATGTAATCATAAAGATCAAAGAGATACAGCACAGAAGCAATACGCATAAACATATAGAACTCCTTCTTGATAATATCAGCAGGAAGACGGAAAGCTTTAAAAAGATTGCCCTTTCAACCTCAGAAGGCATCCATCTGTTTGAAATAAAAGATATCATCCGTTGCGAAAGCGAAGACAATTACACAGAATTCTACATTAAGAACCATAAAACGGTCATTATCTCCAAAACTTTGAAAGAATATGAAGAACTTTTGGGCGATCATGGTTTTGAGCGTATTCACCAGTCTCACCTCATCAATCTGAATGAGCTGAAATCCTATATTAAAAAAGATGGCGGCTTTGTCATTATGTCGGACGGATCGAAGCTTCCGGTATCTCAGAGAAAAAAAGAAAAACTGCAGGAACAGATCAACAGGCTGTAA
- a CDS encoding T9SS type A sorting domain-containing protein, protein MKTKLLFFVPILCLSLGIKAQIINIPDANFKAKLLSSSPSNTVAKDVSGNYFTIDANADGEIDEGEVQVITELNISNANITTLGTVLNYFESLVKLDASNNLLTSFQYGYQLISNYAVLGTLRNASFKNNPNLQTFQFTGSPTGPYPFGLEELDVENCPSLQSVKLQYNYLTYLNIKNCTNLEELDVTRNQLTNIDFLNNTNLKSVNISQNKFTDFSVSAPLLLHLNLYNNDLTTFNIYNYPNLESLEIANNKIADVDVSNHQKIQELSVWNDYPPSSNSAYLKTVNANNCVALTQIRIIDMPNVEKIFIKNGVADDVAILDCPNVQYICCDDSEVSGIQNMLISGGVTGCNVNTYCNFVPGGNYNTITGTVRFDENNNGCDTSDEIFEHMKLKINDGTNTGETFVKNNGKYDFYTQAGNFTVTAEPENPSLFTVMPASFATSFPNNNNNIFTQDICVVKNGNANDLEVVIAPVTNAVPGFDAKYKLMWRNKGNTTMSGSAVLTFDTSKMNFVSSSLPYVISGNQITFNFSNLKPYANTASEIIFTINTPTHPTNPVNSGDQLIFSSSVNPLPGDINPQDNIFTYKQTVVNSFDPNDIVCIEGNTVPSAMVGNNLHYIVNFENTGTSNAVNIVVEMDIDPADFDISTLQLQNASHLAYTRIKNNKVEFIMKMANLGSGGHGNILMKVKSKNNLTPGDQVINKANIYFDYNFPIVTNDATTNIEGTLQTAETSKDGSVKLYPNPTKGDVNIDAGSKIKSVEVYDAQGRIIQKQIGINSQTTKVSIHSSYQGVYYFKVFTDKGVLLKKVIKD, encoded by the coding sequence ATGAAAACAAAGTTATTATTTTTCGTGCCCATTCTCTGTCTCTCATTAGGCATTAAGGCACAGATTATAAACATTCCTGATGCAAATTTCAAAGCTAAACTGCTGTCTTCCTCACCCTCTAATACCGTTGCAAAAGATGTAAGCGGAAACTATTTTACTATTGATGCCAATGCAGACGGGGAAATTGATGAAGGTGAAGTTCAGGTTATAACAGAACTCAACATATCAAATGCGAATATTACCACACTAGGAACCGTCCTGAACTATTTTGAGAGTTTAGTCAAATTAGATGCAAGCAACAACCTTCTCACTTCTTTCCAGTATGGATATCAGCTGATATCTAATTATGCAGTTTTAGGGACTTTAAGGAACGCAAGTTTTAAAAACAATCCCAATTTACAAACTTTTCAATTTACAGGTTCTCCTACCGGGCCATATCCCTTTGGGCTTGAAGAACTGGATGTAGAAAATTGCCCTTCTCTTCAAAGTGTAAAACTACAGTATAATTATCTAACCTATTTAAACATTAAGAACTGTACGAATTTAGAAGAGCTGGATGTAACGCGTAATCAACTTACAAATATTGACTTCCTTAATAACACTAACCTCAAGAGCGTAAATATTTCACAGAATAAGTTTACAGATTTTAGTGTAAGTGCTCCATTGCTGTTACATTTGAATTTGTATAATAATGATCTTACTACTTTCAACATATATAATTATCCGAATCTGGAATCTTTAGAGATAGCTAATAATAAAATTGCAGATGTAGATGTCAGTAATCATCAAAAAATACAGGAACTCTCGGTTTGGAATGATTATCCGCCAAGCAGTAATTCCGCATATTTAAAAACAGTAAATGCCAATAATTGTGTGGCCCTTACTCAGATAAGAATAATAGATATGCCTAATGTTGAAAAAATATTTATTAAAAACGGAGTCGCAGATGACGTTGCTATATTGGACTGCCCTAACGTTCAGTATATCTGCTGTGATGACAGCGAAGTTTCCGGAATACAGAATATGCTTATTAGTGGCGGGGTTACAGGATGCAACGTAAATACATATTGTAATTTCGTTCCCGGCGGAAATTATAACACCATCACCGGAACGGTAAGATTTGATGAAAACAACAACGGCTGCGATACCAGTGATGAAATTTTCGAGCATATGAAGCTTAAAATAAACGATGGGACCAATACCGGGGAAACCTTTGTAAAGAACAACGGCAAATATGATTTTTATACTCAGGCCGGAAACTTTACAGTAACCGCAGAACCGGAAAACCCTTCTCTTTTCACCGTAATGCCTGCTTCTTTTGCCACAAGCTTCCCGAATAATAATAACAATATTTTTACACAGGATATTTGTGTTGTGAAAAACGGCAATGCCAACGACCTGGAAGTGGTAATCGCTCCTGTAACCAATGCTGTACCGGGCTTTGATGCCAAATACAAACTGATGTGGAGAAATAAAGGAAATACCACCATGTCCGGAAGCGCAGTACTTACATTTGATACCTCAAAAATGAATTTTGTTTCCTCTTCTTTACCTTATGTAATTTCCGGGAACCAGATCACTTTTAATTTCAGTAATTTAAAGCCATATGCCAATACTGCTTCAGAAATTATATTTACCATCAATACCCCTACCCATCCTACCAACCCTGTTAACTCGGGAGATCAGCTTATTTTCTCTTCCAGTGTAAATCCTCTTCCGGGCGACATCAATCCTCAGGACAATATATTCACCTATAAGCAGACCGTTGTGAATTCTTTCGATCCTAATGATATTGTATGCATTGAAGGAAATACGGTACCTTCAGCAATGGTCGGCAACAACCTGCATTATATTGTTAATTTTGAAAATACAGGAACTTCCAATGCCGTTAACATTGTTGTTGAAATGGATATAGATCCTGCAGATTTTGATATCTCTACATTACAGTTACAAAATGCCTCTCATTTGGCTTATACAAGAATAAAAAACAACAAAGTTGAATTTATTATGAAAATGGCCAATCTGGGAAGCGGCGGTCATGGAAATATCCTGATGAAAGTAAAATCAAAAAATAATCTTACCCCGGGCGATCAGGTAATAAATAAGGCCAATATCTATTTTGATTATAATTTCCCGATTGTTACCAATGACGCAACCACGAATATTGAAGGAACCCTGCAGACTGCTGAAACCTCAAAAGACGGATCTGTGAAATTATATCCGAATCCTACAAAAGGTGATGTCAATATAGATGCCGGTTCAAAAATCAAGTCGGTTGAAGTGTATGATGCACAGGGAAGAATTATTCAGAAACAAATCGGAATTAATTCCCAGACTACCAAAGTAAGTATTCACAGCTCTTATCAGGGAGTATACTATTTCAAAGTATTTACTGATAAAGGAGTATTGCTTAAGAAAGTAATTAAAGATTAG